The sequence GTCGGTGCGTGGGAGATCAGACGGAAACGGCCCGGCGAACGCGGGACGAGGGACGATGGACAAGGGGCGATGCCGGCGCCTGTCGCACCGGCATCGTTCAGCGCGATTCAGCGCGTGGCCGGCTGCGCGAGGCGCGTATTCACGGCATCGGCGAGCACGGTCATGCGCGCACGGATCGCCGTGTTCGAGCCGACGAGCGCGAGCGACGACGCCATGATCCGGTAGATGCGCTTTCTCGGCACCTTGGCCGGCTTCGCCGGATCGAGCCACGCGTCGTGGCCGGCCAGCAGTTCGAGCGTTTCGAGGCCGATCATGATCGGCCACAGGCATGCGAGCCGCAGCCGTACGAAGCGGCGCGGGATCGCGAGCGTATACAGGCTCGCGTCGCGATACTGGTCGAGCGCCACGCGCAGCAGGTCGACCAGCACGCCGCGCGCACGCGCCGACGCGTCGGGCGACATCAGGTCGGCCAGGCCGATCCCGTGCGCGCCCAGCACATCCTCGGGCAGGTAGCAGCGGCCGATGCGCAGGTCCTTCGCGCAGTCGCGCAGGATGTTGGTCATCTGCAGCGCCTTGCCGAAACGAATGCCCTTCTCGCGCATGTCCGGCAAATCCCAGCCGCGCGCGGCGTGCGTATGCGCGCCCGTCATGTCGGTCCAGAACTCGCCCACGCAGCCGGCGACGAGGTACGTGTAGCGGTCGAGCACGTCGCGCGTCGGCAGCGACGCGACCTGGCCCGACTGCTCGTCGGGGAACGTGCGCAGGTCGAATTCCATCCCCGACGTCAGCGTCGCGACGACCTTGCGGATCGACGCGCGGTCGGCGTCCGGCTGCGCGCGCAGCAGCGCGAGCATCGGCTCCATCGCGCCGAGCAGCACGTGCTCGTGCGAATCGGTCTGCATCCGCGTCACGTCCTCGAGCGAACGCGACAGCGCCGCGCCGTCGCCGAGCCGTTCGATCTCGTCGCGCAGGTCGGTCAGCAACGCCGCCCGGCGATCGGGCGCGACGAGCGCCGTGTCGGCGATCGTGTCGGCCGCGCGCGCGAGCAGGTACGCGAGGCCGACCGGGTCGCGCATGCCGTCGGGCAGCACGCGCAGCGTCAGGTAGAAGGAGCGGGAAACGTTCTTCAGCAGCTCGCCGAGCAGATAGGCGGGATCGGTATGGGTCGTCATGGGTCGGGAAAAATCGGCCGGCGCGGGCCCCGGACGCACACGGGCGCCGGGCACCCGCGCCGGCCCGCGAGTCGCCGCATCGTCGCGCCAGGCGGGCGTCGGCCCCGGCGCGGCGATGCAAAATTCCCGCAAGTTTAGTGCATCCGGCGCGCGGCCTGCCGGCGATGGCCGGAATGCGGCGCGCGCACGGCTACCGTGCCCTCGTCCTGCCGCGCACATTGCGCCCTCAAACGAAACAGAAAGGCATAAGTAATACATATGTAATGATTCGATGCGACGATCGCGTCCCGTTCGGTTCCGCGCGGCACGGTACGACAGCCACGCCGGCGGAGCGACCGCCCTTTCCGACTCCCGTTTCGAAGGTTCATCGACATGCTCCTCAAGCGCCCGAGCGCCCTGCGCTACGTCCCGTTCGCCTGTGCCGCCACCTTCCTGCTCGCCGCGTGCGGCGGCGACGACGCGCTGACGTCCGATCCCACGCAGCCGATTTCCGCGAAGGTCCAGGTGGTCGGCCATCGCGGCGCGAGCGCGCTGCGCCCCGAACACACGCTCGCGTCGTACCGCAAGGCGATCGAGGACGGCGCGGACGTCATCGAGCCCGACCTCGTGTCGACGCGCGACGGCATGCTCGTCGCGCACCACGAGAACGAGATCTCGGGCACCACGAACGTGTCGGCGCTGCCGCAGTTCGCGAGCCGCAGGGCGACCAAGACGATCGACGGCGCGCAGCTGACAGGCTGGTTCACCGAGGATTTCACGCTCGCCGAGCTGAAGACGCTGCGCGCCCGCGAGCGCATTCCGCAGGTCCGCCCCGCGAACACCGCGTACAACGACCAGTTCGAGATTCCGACCTTCGACGAGATCGTCGCGCTCGCGAAGCAGATGTCCGCGCAGACCGGTCGCACGATCCACCTGTATCCGGAAACCAAGCATCCGACCTACTTCCAGTCGATCGACCTGCCGCTCGAGGACCGTCTCGTCGACGCGCTGCTGAAGGATCCGTACACGTCGCGCACGGCGACCGTCTACATCCAGTCGTTCGAGGTCGCGAACCTGAAGACGATCCGCAACCGGATCAAGTCGAGCCAGCCGAACTGGAAGCTCGTGCAGTTGATGGACGAAGCCGGCCAGCGCCCGTACGACTTCGTGAAGGCGAACGACAAGCGCACGTACGGCGACCTGTCGACGCGCGACGGCATGCGCGAAATCGCGACCTATGCGAACGGCGTCGGCCCGTACAAGACTTCGATCATCGCGGTCGCCGCGGACGGCACGCTGCAGCAGCCGACGCCGTACGTGCGCTACGCGCACGAGGCCGG comes from Burkholderia pyrrocinia and encodes:
- a CDS encoding glycerophosphodiester phosphodiesterase, whose product is MLLKRPSALRYVPFACAATFLLAACGGDDALTSDPTQPISAKVQVVGHRGASALRPEHTLASYRKAIEDGADVIEPDLVSTRDGMLVAHHENEISGTTNVSALPQFASRRATKTIDGAQLTGWFTEDFTLAELKTLRARERIPQVRPANTAYNDQFEIPTFDEIVALAKQMSAQTGRTIHLYPETKHPTYFQSIDLPLEDRLVDALLKDPYTSRTATVYIQSFEVANLKTIRNRIKSSQPNWKLVQLMDEAGQRPYDFVKANDKRTYGDLSTRDGMREIATYANGVGPYKTSIIAVAADGTLQQPTPYVRYAHEAGLVVHPYTFRPENNFLPASLKDGGTPGTRNTAGSVREIQAYLRAGIDGFFTDDPAVGRTAVDTFKR
- a CDS encoding phytoene/squalene synthase family protein, with product MTTHTDPAYLLGELLKNVSRSFYLTLRVLPDGMRDPVGLAYLLARAADTIADTALVAPDRRAALLTDLRDEIERLGDGAALSRSLEDVTRMQTDSHEHVLLGAMEPMLALLRAQPDADRASIRKVVATLTSGMEFDLRTFPDEQSGQVASLPTRDVLDRYTYLVAGCVGEFWTDMTGAHTHAARGWDLPDMREKGIRFGKALQMTNILRDCAKDLRIGRCYLPEDVLGAHGIGLADLMSPDASARARGVLVDLLRVALDQYRDASLYTLAIPRRFVRLRLACLWPIMIGLETLELLAGHDAWLDPAKPAKVPRKRIYRIMASSLALVGSNTAIRARMTVLADAVNTRLAQPATR